A window of Longispora fulva contains these coding sequences:
- the eccD gene encoding type VII secretion integral membrane protein EccD: MQSYGLIRVTVATPSRRVDMALPEHAAVAEILPGLLAHTGEPGAADGGWLLRRADGTAFDPERTLGGYRVRDGEILHLTPRRTDWPEVEYDDLADAVATGATGRGWGPRHTRAAGLTCGAGAVLLGLLAVLRAGPPWTAPALWALGVAGAALVAGVVASRAFGDAGTGAVLAGVALPLAFAGGGLLLAGDESRFGAGHLLLAGAALLLAGVIGYVGVAAAPALFCGAATVGVLTVLGGWLAGTDTVAGHRAAAVVGAVALVVSSGFAPLALRLGRVPMPVLPRSAADLVRDEPQPPLAVVHAAVARADALLTGMLCGVALVAACCAALLVRSRGTAELVLVGVLAAGFGLRARLYPVVRQRVPVLAAGLVGAGSLVLVGAPLIAGTVAVAGAALAVGAGLVRSVRAAGPYAGRIAEYLEMLIMVAVVPVACWVLGLYDHMRGLGG, encoded by the coding sequence ATGCAGAGCTATGGCCTGATCCGGGTGACCGTCGCCACCCCGAGCCGCCGCGTCGACATGGCGCTCCCGGAGCACGCGGCGGTCGCGGAGATCCTGCCCGGGTTGCTGGCCCACACCGGGGAGCCCGGCGCCGCCGACGGCGGCTGGCTGCTCCGCCGCGCCGACGGGACCGCGTTCGACCCGGAACGGACCCTGGGCGGGTACCGGGTCCGCGACGGCGAGATCCTGCACCTCACGCCCCGGCGGACGGACTGGCCGGAGGTGGAGTACGACGATCTGGCCGACGCCGTCGCCACCGGCGCCACCGGGCGCGGCTGGGGTCCCCGGCACACCCGGGCGGCGGGACTGACCTGCGGCGCGGGCGCGGTGCTGCTCGGGCTGCTCGCGGTCCTGCGCGCCGGGCCGCCCTGGACCGCGCCCGCGCTGTGGGCGCTCGGCGTGGCCGGAGCCGCACTGGTGGCCGGGGTGGTGGCCTCCCGGGCCTTCGGCGACGCCGGGACCGGTGCCGTGCTCGCGGGGGTGGCGCTGCCGCTGGCCTTCGCGGGCGGCGGACTGCTGCTGGCGGGGGACGAGTCACGGTTCGGCGCGGGACACCTGCTGCTGGCCGGAGCGGCGCTGCTGCTGGCCGGCGTGATCGGATACGTGGGCGTCGCGGCGGCACCGGCCCTGTTCTGCGGGGCCGCGACGGTGGGGGTACTGACGGTGCTGGGCGGCTGGTTGGCCGGGACGGACACCGTGGCCGGGCACCGGGCCGCCGCCGTGGTCGGGGCCGTGGCGCTCGTGGTGTCCAGCGGGTTCGCGCCGCTGGCGTTGCGGCTCGGCCGGGTGCCGATGCCGGTACTGCCGCGATCGGCCGCCGACCTGGTCCGCGACGAGCCGCAGCCGCCCCTCGCGGTGGTACACGCCGCCGTGGCCCGCGCCGACGCGCTGCTCACCGGAATGTTGTGCGGCGTGGCCCTGGTCGCGGCCTGCTGCGCGGCGCTGCTGGTCCGCAGCCGCGGGACGGCGGAACTGGTGCTGGTCGGGGTGCTCGCGGCCGGGTTCGGGCTCAGAGCACGGCTGTACCCGGTCGTGCGGCAGCGGGTACCGGTGCTGGCCGCCGGACTGGTCGGCGCCGGAAGCCTCGTGCTGGTGGGCGCGCCGCTGATCGCGGGAACGGTGGCGGTGGCCGGTGCGGCGCTCGCGGTCGGGGCCGGCCTGGTGCGCAGCGTGCGGGCGGCGGGGCCGTACGCGGGGCGGATCGCGGAGTACCTGGAAATGTTGATCATGGTGGCGGTGGTGCCGGTCGCGTGCTGGGTGCTCGGCCTGTACGACCACATGCGCGGCCTGGGGGGATAG
- a CDS encoding serine/threonine protein kinase, translated as MPHSPAVDDLRQLGTGPIATVYIGRSADTGDDVAIKVYPDKLGRDTAARLARERADLAALRTVRSILAVDGEVAVPGGRHATRMELCRGSLARRVASGGPVPVAEALAVGSAVASALAAAHPAGVVHGGLTPHNVLFRMSGEICVSDFGLALREDLRADRAYAVEYTAPETLRDAVRTTASDLYGLGAVLYLALTGAAPFPRRTGVPPAERILQVLREPAPAVEVPGVPAALSDVVARLLAKEPADRPVDAAGLVDLFEGLRRGMTAPEPEPTPQDDYDFDDFAPTRVKTPGARPVPVAIAAPGPVSPVADPVDPAPRTATPPATGTPPGDGSARRTLVKTFGGPGGTRGPRARRPAILVGIAAAVVTLTVIPLTLLPRDKPAGHDQAAPAVRVAPEVTVGARMRLELAPPTDEGTQVQLSWQTDADLDFAVVVAGEQLQNMVLVAHRTHTMRVPVDPDRKYCFLIRGTDGQRIYTSDPVPIRGARCNL; from the coding sequence GTGCCGCACTCCCCAGCGGTCGATGACCTGCGCCAGCTCGGCACGGGTCCGATCGCCACCGTCTATATCGGCCGGTCCGCCGACACCGGCGACGACGTCGCGATCAAGGTGTACCCCGACAAGCTCGGCCGGGACACCGCCGCCCGGCTGGCCCGCGAGCGGGCGGACCTGGCCGCGCTCCGCACGGTCCGCTCGATCCTGGCCGTCGACGGCGAGGTCGCGGTGCCCGGCGGGCGGCACGCGACCCGGATGGAGCTGTGCCGGGGCTCGCTCGCGCGGCGGGTCGCCTCCGGCGGTCCGGTGCCCGTCGCCGAGGCCCTGGCGGTCGGCTCGGCGGTCGCGTCCGCGTTGGCCGCCGCGCACCCGGCCGGCGTCGTGCACGGCGGGCTGACCCCGCACAATGTCCTGTTCCGGATGTCCGGCGAGATCTGCGTCTCCGACTTCGGCCTGGCCCTGCGCGAGGATCTGCGCGCGGACCGGGCGTACGCGGTGGAGTACACCGCACCGGAGACCCTGCGCGACGCGGTGCGCACGACAGCGTCGGACCTGTACGGGCTCGGGGCGGTGCTGTATCTGGCCCTGACCGGCGCGGCCCCGTTCCCGCGCCGGACCGGGGTGCCGCCGGCGGAACGGATTCTGCAGGTGCTGCGCGAGCCGGCCCCGGCGGTCGAGGTGCCCGGGGTGCCGGCGGCACTGTCCGACGTGGTGGCCCGGCTGCTGGCCAAAGAGCCGGCGGACCGGCCGGTCGACGCCGCCGGCCTGGTTGACCTGTTCGAGGGACTGCGGCGGGGCATGACCGCCCCGGAGCCGGAGCCGACCCCGCAGGACGACTACGATTTCGACGACTTCGCCCCCACCCGGGTGAAGACGCCCGGGGCGCGGCCCGTCCCGGTGGCGATCGCTGCTCCCGGACCGGTGTCACCCGTCGCCGACCCGGTGGACCCGGCGCCGCGGACGGCGACCCCACCCGCAACCGGCACTCCGCCGGGCGATGGCTCCGCTCGGCGCACCCTGGTCAAGACGTTCGGCGGCCCCGGCGGCACCCGCGGCCCGCGGGCTCGCCGGCCCGCGATCCTGGTCGGGATCGCCGCGGCGGTGGTCACGCTCACGGTCATACCGCTGACCCTGCTCCCCCGCGACAAGCCCGCCGGCCATGACCAGGCCGCACCGGCCGTCCGTGTCGCGCCGGAGGTCACCGTCGGGGCGCGGATGCGCCTGGAGCTGGCCCCGCCCACTGACGAGGGCACCCAGGTCCAGCTCAGTTGGCAGACCGACGCGGACCTCGACTTCGCCGTCGTGGTGGCTGGCGAGCAGTTACAGAACATGGTGCTCGTCGCCCACCGCACGCACACGATGCGGGTGCCCGTCGACCCGGACCGCAAGTACTGCTTCCTGATCCGGGGCACCGACGGCCAGCGGATCTACACCAGTGATCCGGTGCCGATCCGCGGCGCGCGCTGCAACCTGTGA
- a CDS encoding transglutaminase domain-containing protein — MNRLGMAGLLGATGLAGLLFAPVFGPGPLLPPILVLLAACYACWELVARRPALEPLRPVLLALAGLLAVVETVLFRTTVAGLPTGATGTALWHGVTRSWQLTLQSTWPARPDPELMLFVPLAVLLATVVGVELLRRPLLALLPSLALLGLSQAYQALSGGPAVLAALCYALAAAVLLAARRPGDGRVSWAALTVLTVAAGALAVTAADPADREPYRLRDAHPVPLRPQRITDPLQDIAARLVRPDQEVFRYRADAPVDRWRLAVLDGFDGANWSTDARYYRLGTRLPAAGPTRTAELRLRALPGPWLPSQPGLTAVDGLAPLVDQAGGTLLLESGPVPDASYTLSWSERSVDPGTLLAAAVDPRAPGGLGALGPVPDGIDPIAHDAVLGLRPTFQSALQLERYLKDGYQLAEDVRDLPTGHGWPQLRRFLLESRRGTSEQFAAGYVVLARMSGIPARLAVGFRGSTEYEGGFAVVRNRQVFAWPEVAVTGIGWVPLDPTSGARKAGPTQTDLAGTTEKARRQLPSEQQLRPARLPDTRPGGEDRHHSPTRVAWPAPAAGALAVLLGWLVGVPVAKAARRWRRRRRSGVDGVLGAWLDVRDQVWAHGTGYRVELTPRDLAWLAGEPVREPMLRLAAQVDAAMWSGTAAADPAAAWAEAQAVRRGLRGRPRWRRLRAALEVRTLLGHRLQRAPRIGTGSLV, encoded by the coding sequence ATGAACCGGCTCGGGATGGCCGGCCTGCTCGGCGCTACCGGACTCGCCGGGCTGCTGTTCGCGCCGGTGTTCGGGCCAGGCCCGCTGCTACCGCCGATCCTGGTGCTGCTCGCGGCCTGCTACGCCTGCTGGGAACTGGTCGCGCGCCGGCCGGCGCTGGAGCCGCTCCGGCCCGTGCTCCTGGCCTTGGCCGGCCTGCTGGCAGTCGTGGAGACCGTGCTCTTCCGGACCACAGTGGCCGGTCTGCCCACCGGCGCGACCGGCACGGCCCTGTGGCACGGGGTCACCCGGAGCTGGCAACTCACCCTGCAGTCCACCTGGCCGGCCCGCCCCGATCCCGAGCTGATGCTCTTCGTGCCCCTGGCCGTGCTGCTGGCCACCGTGGTCGGCGTCGAACTGCTCCGCCGCCCGCTGCTCGCCCTGCTGCCCAGCCTGGCCCTGCTGGGCCTGAGCCAGGCCTACCAGGCCCTGTCCGGCGGGCCGGCGGTACTGGCCGCGCTCTGCTACGCGCTGGCGGCCGCGGTGCTGCTGGCCGCCCGGCGGCCCGGTGACGGGCGGGTCAGCTGGGCCGCGCTGACCGTGCTCACCGTCGCCGCCGGCGCGCTCGCCGTCACCGCCGCCGACCCGGCCGACCGGGAACCCTACCGGCTCAGGGACGCGCACCCGGTCCCGCTCCGGCCACAGCGGATCACCGACCCGTTGCAGGACATCGCGGCCCGGCTGGTCCGGCCGGACCAGGAGGTGTTCCGGTACCGGGCCGACGCGCCCGTCGACCGGTGGCGACTCGCCGTGCTCGACGGCTTCGACGGAGCGAACTGGTCCACCGACGCCCGGTACTACCGGCTGGGCACCCGGTTGCCCGCCGCCGGCCCGACCCGCACCGCGGAACTGCGGCTGCGCGCCCTACCCGGCCCGTGGCTGCCCAGCCAGCCGGGACTGACCGCGGTGGACGGCCTGGCACCGCTGGTCGACCAGGCCGGCGGCACCCTGCTGCTGGAGTCCGGACCGGTCCCGGACGCCAGCTACACCCTCAGTTGGTCGGAGCGGTCCGTCGATCCGGGCACGCTGCTCGCCGCCGCCGTCGACCCGCGCGCCCCGGGCGGCCTCGGCGCGCTCGGCCCGGTGCCCGATGGCATCGACCCGATCGCGCACGACGCGGTGCTCGGCCTGCGGCCCACCTTCCAGTCGGCGCTGCAGCTGGAGCGGTACCTGAAGGACGGGTACCAGCTCGCCGAGGACGTGCGGGACCTGCCGACCGGGCACGGCTGGCCGCAGCTGCGCCGGTTCCTCCTCGAGAGCCGCAGGGGCACCAGCGAACAGTTCGCGGCCGGGTACGTCGTGCTGGCCCGGATGTCCGGCATCCCGGCCCGGCTCGCGGTCGGGTTCCGGGGCTCCACCGAGTACGAGGGCGGCTTCGCTGTGGTGCGCAACAGGCAGGTGTTCGCCTGGCCGGAGGTCGCGGTGACCGGGATCGGCTGGGTGCCGCTCGACCCGACCTCGGGCGCGAGGAAAGCCGGCCCGACCCAGACGGATCTCGCAGGCACCACCGAGAAGGCCCGGCGGCAACTGCCGTCCGAACAGCAGCTGCGGCCGGCCCGGCTGCCCGACACCCGCCCAGGCGGGGAGGACCGCCACCACAGCCCGACCCGGGTGGCGTGGCCGGCACCGGCGGCCGGGGCCCTCGCGGTGCTGCTCGGCTGGCTCGTCGGGGTGCCCGTCGCCAAGGCGGCCCGGCGGTGGCGGCGTCGACGCCGATCAGGGGTCGACGGAGTGCTGGGCGCGTGGCTGGACGTGCGGGACCAGGTGTGGGCGCACGGCACCGGGTACCGGGTCGAACTGACGCCGAGGGACCTGGCCTGGCTGGCAGGCGAGCCGGTGCGGGAGCCGATGCTGCGGCTGGCCGCCCAGGTGGACGCCGCAATGTGGTCCGGCACCGCCGCGGCCGACCCCGCCGCCGCGTGGGCCGAGGCGCAGGCGGTGCGGCGCGGGCTGCGCGGCCGGCCACGGTGGAGGCGCCTGCGGGCCGCGCTGGAGGTGCGGACCCTGCTCGGTCACAGGTTGCAGCGCGCGCCGCGGATCGGCACCGGATCACTGGTGTAG
- a CDS encoding DUF58 domain-containing protein, translated as MRLTGRGLAVLGGAVVCYALGEWAGYPLLRAVAGVAAGALTAAALAALVRPRVEVRRTVHPDRVERGRPALASLVVRNVGGRGLAGFTAGDRIGDHVHQVRVRSLAAGAETAYHYELPTGVRGRLVVGPLALYRSDRLDLLRRELPAGGTSEVWVYPRLHAARPAGTGSARHHHDGPMAESPSHGSEDLRAVREYVPGDEVRHLHWKATARTGRLMVREYADPAQLRLTVLLDTRSAALSPELFEEAVEVAASLLYASTLAGQHCALLTPDARDMSTGSDARALLDELCLVTQCAEATIIPGTAGRPGGAVTVVTGADTELGPVRRWRPDTVVRLGAERTPGAICARDAADAITQWNALGAR; from the coding sequence GTGCGGCTGACCGGCCGCGGTCTCGCCGTGCTCGGCGGGGCGGTGGTGTGCTACGCGCTGGGCGAGTGGGCCGGCTATCCGCTGCTGCGCGCCGTGGCCGGGGTCGCCGCGGGCGCGTTGACCGCCGCGGCGCTGGCCGCGCTGGTCCGGCCCCGGGTCGAGGTGCGCCGCACGGTGCACCCGGACCGGGTCGAGCGCGGCCGGCCGGCGCTGGCCTCCCTGGTGGTCCGCAACGTGGGCGGCCGCGGGTTGGCGGGGTTCACCGCCGGGGACCGGATCGGCGACCACGTGCACCAGGTCCGGGTGCGGTCCCTGGCGGCCGGCGCGGAGACCGCGTACCACTATGAACTGCCCACCGGGGTGCGTGGCCGGCTGGTCGTGGGGCCACTGGCGCTGTACCGGTCCGATCGCCTGGATCTGCTGCGCAGAGAGCTGCCCGCGGGCGGCACGTCCGAGGTGTGGGTGTATCCGCGCCTGCATGCCGCGCGGCCCGCCGGCACGGGCTCTGCGCGGCACCACCACGACGGTCCGATGGCCGAGTCGCCGTCGCACGGGTCGGAGGACCTGCGCGCGGTACGGGAGTACGTGCCGGGAGACGAGGTGCGCCACCTGCACTGGAAGGCGACGGCGCGCACCGGGCGGCTGATGGTGCGCGAGTACGCCGACCCGGCCCAACTCCGGCTGACCGTCCTGCTGGACACCCGGTCGGCCGCGCTGTCGCCGGAACTGTTCGAGGAGGCGGTAGAGGTCGCGGCGTCGCTGCTGTACGCGTCGACCCTCGCCGGGCAGCACTGCGCACTGTTGACCCCGGACGCCCGTGACATGTCCACCGGGTCGGACGCCAGGGCGCTGTTGGACGAGCTGTGCCTGGTCACCCAATGTGCGGAGGCGACGATCATCCCCGGGACGGCCGGGCGGCCGGGCGGGGCCGTGACCGTGGTGACCGGGGCTGACACGGAGCTGGGCCCGGTGCGCCGGTGGCGGCCGGACACGGTGGTGCGGCTCGGTGCCGAGCGGACGCCCGGGGCGATCTGCGCGCGGGACGCCGCCGACGCGATCACCCAGTGGAACGCCCTGGGAGCCAGATGA
- a CDS encoding AAA family ATPase, translating to MTPTPSAAYDLIATNVQHVLRGKPDLVRLAVAALFAEGHLLIEDVPGVGKTTLAKCLAASIDGRMSRIQFTPDLLPGDITGVMVYHQGTERFEFHPGGIFANVVLADEVNRGTPKTQSALLEVMAERRVTVDTVRQDVPRPFLVIATQNPIEMAGTYRLPEAQLDRFLMRLSVGYPDHQAEMQVVIGECAGIDPDVLRPVLSVEDVLRVVDEVRRSHVDPEVVSYAVRLAAATRTHPAVRHGASPRGSIALVRAAQGLAATHGRSFVTPDDVRDVSRAVLCHRLVLTPEAELDRRLPEQVVAEVLADAAVPMTHARS from the coding sequence GTGACCCCCACGCCCAGCGCGGCCTATGACCTGATCGCCACCAACGTGCAGCACGTGTTGCGCGGCAAGCCGGACCTGGTCCGGCTTGCCGTCGCCGCGCTGTTCGCGGAGGGGCACCTCCTGATCGAGGACGTGCCCGGGGTCGGCAAGACCACCCTGGCCAAGTGCCTGGCGGCGAGCATCGACGGCCGGATGAGCCGGATCCAGTTCACGCCGGACCTGTTGCCCGGCGACATCACCGGCGTGATGGTGTACCACCAGGGCACCGAACGGTTCGAGTTCCACCCGGGCGGGATCTTCGCCAACGTGGTGCTCGCCGACGAGGTCAACCGGGGCACGCCGAAGACCCAGTCCGCCCTGCTGGAGGTGATGGCCGAGCGCCGGGTCACCGTGGACACCGTCCGGCAGGACGTGCCACGCCCCTTCCTGGTGATCGCCACCCAGAACCCGATCGAGATGGCCGGCACCTACCGGCTGCCCGAGGCCCAACTGGACCGGTTCCTGATGCGGCTGTCCGTCGGGTACCCCGACCATCAGGCCGAGATGCAGGTGGTGATCGGCGAGTGCGCCGGGATCGACCCGGACGTGCTGCGCCCGGTGCTCAGCGTCGAGGACGTGCTGCGGGTGGTCGATGAGGTGCGGCGCAGTCACGTGGACCCGGAGGTGGTGTCCTACGCGGTGCGGCTGGCCGCGGCGACCAGGACCCATCCGGCCGTCCGGCACGGTGCCAGCCCGCGCGGCAGCATCGCGCTGGTCCGTGCCGCGCAGGGGCTCGCGGCCACCCACGGCCGGTCGTTCGTCACCCCCGACGATGTGCGGGACGTGTCCCGGGCGGTGCTGTGCCACCGTTTGGTGCTCACCCCGGAGGCGGAGCTCGACCGGCGGCTGCCCGAGCAGGTGGTGGCGGAGGTCCTGGCCGACGCGGCCGTCCCGATGACGCACGCGCGGAGCTGA
- a CDS encoding fibronectin type III domain-containing protein — protein MTIDVRAGRLRAVLRSKPAVAVLAATCLGVVGLAIAGRTPAAPGLQFATAGHWVYTDSLGAASHVDGSTGQVDARARIPGAEDGSQVVQGDRSGYVVGRSKISIFGKSTLSVEGAATPPANEQPVVMEIAGGPYLVYRNAGQLVRLGDPTATMPAGGPVSGPVATRDGTVWLHRIDSGALCQLARGAQRLSCPAQVPAGHSGALAVVDDRPVLLDTTAAALRAVDGAGLGEPVPTGVELSADVEVASGSVEGRLVVTDPARHQLLLIDTAGLDRNRPAARTVTVDLPKDTTFSRPVAAGNTVVLVDETRSEVSTYDSRGTRKGTKHLPSGAGKPRLSKGEDDRVYVDNADGSHMVVVNGGDGSVLEVNVVIATPSPAAQAPPPVPPASGAPAPQPGAGQPGGEPPASVPGAPGNVRAVGADRSVTVSWAPAASNGSPVKGYVLSWSGGSTRVGGAQTSATLTGLANGTSYVITVAAENAVGRGAGVSASARTPSPPPTVQVLGVTSPKFLTYVTTVNADGMGLDATCQATMRGVSGAQTGWVPCGNGSQITMSFTSAMIMMPVTMDVTVRTGAGTATGSWTGTP, from the coding sequence GTGACTATCGACGTGCGAGCGGGCCGGCTTCGCGCTGTGCTGCGGTCCAAGCCTGCGGTGGCGGTGCTGGCCGCCACATGTCTGGGCGTGGTGGGCCTGGCGATCGCCGGCCGGACTCCGGCCGCCCCCGGATTGCAGTTCGCGACGGCCGGGCACTGGGTGTACACCGACTCCCTCGGTGCCGCGTCGCACGTCGACGGCTCGACCGGACAGGTGGACGCGCGGGCCCGGATCCCAGGCGCCGAGGACGGCAGCCAGGTGGTGCAGGGCGACCGGTCCGGATACGTGGTCGGCCGCTCGAAGATCAGTATCTTCGGCAAGTCCACGCTCAGCGTGGAGGGTGCGGCCACCCCGCCGGCGAACGAGCAGCCCGTGGTCATGGAGATCGCGGGCGGTCCGTACCTGGTGTACCGCAACGCCGGCCAACTGGTGCGACTCGGCGACCCGACGGCGACCATGCCGGCGGGGGGTCCGGTGTCCGGGCCGGTGGCCACGCGGGACGGCACGGTCTGGCTGCACCGGATCGACTCGGGCGCGCTGTGCCAACTGGCTCGCGGCGCGCAGCGGCTGAGCTGCCCCGCCCAGGTGCCCGCCGGGCACTCCGGCGCGTTGGCCGTCGTCGACGACCGGCCGGTGTTGCTGGACACGACGGCCGCCGCCCTGCGGGCCGTCGACGGCGCGGGCCTCGGCGAGCCGGTGCCGACCGGGGTGGAGCTGTCCGCCGACGTCGAGGTGGCCAGCGGCTCCGTCGAGGGCCGGCTCGTGGTCACCGACCCGGCCCGGCACCAGTTGCTGCTGATCGACACCGCCGGGCTGGACCGGAACCGGCCCGCGGCCAGGACGGTGACGGTGGACCTGCCGAAGGACACCACCTTCAGCCGGCCGGTCGCCGCCGGGAACACCGTGGTGCTGGTCGACGAGACCCGGTCAGAGGTGTCCACCTACGACAGCCGGGGCACGAGGAAAGGCACCAAGCACCTGCCCAGCGGTGCCGGCAAACCCCGGCTCAGCAAAGGCGAGGACGACCGGGTCTACGTGGACAACGCCGACGGGTCGCACATGGTCGTGGTCAACGGCGGCGACGGCTCGGTGCTGGAGGTCAACGTCGTGATCGCGACCCCGTCCCCGGCCGCGCAGGCACCCCCTCCCGTGCCGCCGGCCAGCGGGGCGCCCGCCCCGCAGCCGGGCGCCGGACAGCCCGGCGGAGAGCCGCCGGCGAGCGTGCCGGGCGCGCCAGGCAACGTCCGGGCCGTCGGCGCGGACCGGTCGGTCACCGTGAGCTGGGCCCCCGCGGCCTCGAACGGGTCGCCGGTGAAGGGGTACGTGCTGTCCTGGTCCGGCGGTTCGACCAGGGTCGGCGGGGCGCAGACGAGCGCCACTCTGACCGGGCTCGCGAACGGCACGTCATATGTGATCACCGTGGCGGCCGAGAACGCGGTCGGCCGCGGCGCGGGGGTCAGCGCCAGCGCGAGGACCCCGAGCCCGCCGCCCACGGTGCAGGTGCTCGGCGTGACCTCGCCGAAGTTCCTCACCTACGTGACCACGGTGAACGCCGACGGCATGGGACTGGACGCGACCTGCCAGGCCACCATGCGGGGGGTCAGCGGCGCACAGACCGGCTGGGTCCCCTGCGGCAACGGCAGCCAGATCACGATGAGCTTCACATCGGCGATGATCATGATGCCTGTGACCATGGACGTCACGGTCAGGACCGGGGCGGGCACGGCCACCGGCAGCTGGACGGGCACTCCGTGA
- a CDS encoding DUF2306 domain-containing protein, giving the protein MTQLTERPPVTPAVSWWRRPWVAPLAVLTLAFLAFSLPPYLSLDPAQARLPLRAGFPAHYAVLLAHIGFGTVALVTCGLQVWPWFRQRHPAWHRRAGRVYVFAGVLPAGLTGIVVSIVSHTGYVGRIGNLTLCLVWLATTFRGYRTARLRRYADHRRWMVRSFALTTSIVANRVWIVALIIGLSPTVDSHYGGDINRMIPEAAQAAIWLSWVVNLVLAEWWLERTRVRRSVTGRDRTAPEPTPAATVSLTG; this is encoded by the coding sequence ATGACACAACTGACCGAACGACCGCCCGTCACCCCGGCGGTCAGTTGGTGGCGCCGGCCCTGGGTCGCGCCGCTGGCGGTGCTGACGCTCGCGTTCCTGGCGTTCTCGCTGCCGCCGTACCTGAGCCTGGATCCCGCCCAGGCCCGGCTGCCGCTGCGCGCGGGCTTCCCGGCCCACTACGCGGTCCTGCTCGCGCACATCGGCTTCGGCACGGTCGCCCTTGTCACCTGCGGGCTGCAGGTCTGGCCCTGGTTCCGCCAGCGGCATCCGGCCTGGCACCGCAGGGCAGGCAGGGTCTACGTCTTCGCCGGCGTGCTGCCGGCCGGTCTGACGGGGATCGTGGTCTCGATCGTGTCCCACACCGGGTACGTCGGCCGGATCGGCAACCTCACCCTCTGCCTGGTGTGGTTGGCGACCACCTTCCGGGGCTACCGGACGGCGCGCTTGCGCCGGTACGCCGACCACCGCCGCTGGATGGTCCGCAGCTTCGCCCTCACCACCTCGATCGTCGCCAACCGGGTGTGGATCGTGGCCCTCATCATCGGCCTGAGCCCCACGGTCGACAGTCACTACGGTGGCGACATCAACCGGATGATCCCCGAAGCCGCCCAGGCCGCCATCTGGTTGAGCTGGGTGGTCAACCTGGTGCTCGCGGAATGGTGGCTGGAGCGTACCCGGGTCCGGCGGTCCGTCACGGGTCGCGACAGGACGGCGCCAGAACCCACTCCTGCGGCGACGGTTTCCCTGACAGGCTGA
- a CDS encoding TetR/AcrR family transcriptional regulator yields MTTEHSDLLWGDRQRPARGPKPGLSRDQIVAAAIELADAEGLVALSMARLASRLGAGTMSLYRYVRTKDELVAVMFDAALGEPPAVDPADWRSAVRTWAHGTRDMFRRHPWLLPLTTAPRVLGPNEVAWTETALVALSATGLAPVAAFKTVFLINGYVRGSAQFPADQGGPVLDPMLVPRWAEEGRFPTLVGILTGGGLDGFDHRSEAAFDFGLDRILDGLAHIVAGPATGA; encoded by the coding sequence TTGACGACCGAGCACAGCGACTTGCTCTGGGGCGACCGCCAGCGGCCGGCCCGGGGCCCGAAACCGGGCCTGAGCCGGGACCAGATCGTGGCGGCGGCCATCGAGCTCGCCGACGCCGAGGGCCTGGTCGCGCTGTCCATGGCCCGGCTGGCCAGCCGGCTCGGCGCGGGCACCATGTCGCTGTACCGCTATGTCAGAACGAAGGACGAGCTCGTCGCCGTGATGTTCGACGCGGCACTCGGCGAGCCACCGGCCGTCGACCCCGCCGACTGGCGTTCGGCCGTGCGGACCTGGGCGCACGGCACCCGCGACATGTTCCGCCGGCACCCGTGGCTACTGCCCCTCACCACGGCCCCCCGGGTGCTCGGCCCGAACGAGGTCGCCTGGACCGAGACCGCCCTGGTCGCGCTGTCGGCGACGGGCCTGGCGCCGGTCGCGGCCTTCAAGACCGTTTTCCTGATCAACGGGTACGTCCGCGGCAGCGCCCAGTTCCCCGCCGACCAAGGCGGGCCGGTCCTCGATCCCATGCTGGTGCCCCGCTGGGCCGAGGAGGGCCGGTTCCCGACCCTGGTGGGGATCCTGACGGGAGGCGGGCTCGACGGGTTCGACCACCGGTCGGAGGCCGCGTTCGACTTCGGCCTAGACCGAATCCTCGACGGCCTCGCGCACATCGTGGCCGGGCCGGCGACGGGGGCCTGA
- a CDS encoding Type 1 glutamine amidotransferase-like domain-containing protein produces MRLLLTDSGITNASIHDALVDLLGKPVAESSALVVPTALHAQKGGAVLAARAISGDLAPMAQLGWKSLGVLELTALPSIGEELWVPMVREADVLLVEGGDPMFLCHWMRESGLADLFPTLDNMVYVGLSAGSMVMTPRIGEDFVRWSPPGGGDRTLGVVDFAIFPHVDSPGMATNTMAHAEKWAATMPMRAYAIDSETAIKVTDGDVEVISEGNWRLLNP; encoded by the coding sequence ATGAGGCTTCTCCTCACGGACTCGGGCATCACGAACGCGAGCATCCACGACGCACTCGTCGACCTGCTCGGCAAGCCGGTCGCAGAGTCCAGTGCCCTGGTCGTCCCTACGGCGTTGCACGCCCAGAAGGGCGGGGCCGTCCTGGCTGCCCGCGCGATCAGCGGAGACCTGGCGCCCATGGCCCAGTTGGGGTGGAAGTCCCTCGGGGTTCTTGAGCTGACCGCGTTGCCCAGCATCGGTGAGGAGCTCTGGGTCCCCATGGTCCGGGAGGCGGACGTCCTGCTGGTCGAGGGTGGCGATCCGATGTTCCTGTGCCACTGGATGCGCGAGTCCGGCCTGGCGGACCTGTTCCCGACGCTCGACAACATGGTCTATGTGGGGCTGAGCGCCGGGAGCATGGTGATGACCCCGCGGATCGGGGAGGACTTCGTCCGCTGGAGCCCGCCCGGGGGCGGCGACCGGACGCTGGGCGTGGTCGACTTCGCGATCTTCCCGCACGTGGATTCCCCGGGCATGGCGACCAACACCATGGCCCACGCCGAGAAGTGGGCCGCGACGATGCCGATGCGGGCGTATGCCATTGACAGCGAGACGGCCATCAAGGTGACCGACGGAGACGTCGAAGTCATCTCCGAAGGGAACTGGAGACTGCTTAACCCCTAA